CTCCTTGCACCATCGCCGTCGCGCGTGGGGCAAGCAGGATAAGGAGGAAGTTCAATTGCATGTATAAATATAGTAATTTCATCATTCCCTAGTATCTCACAAGGTTTCCCTGCGAGATCCGGGAAAGAATTGCCGGGATCAGGTCTTTACGCGATAACCCGTGCGGAAAATAATCCATACAGCGAGCAGACTGAGGACGAGAAAAGCGCCCGTCGTACCGAGGCTGACCGCAACGCTGACATCCGCGCGACCGTAAAAACTCCAGCGAAAACCGCTGATCAGGTAGACGACAGGATTGAAGAGCGTGACCTTCTGCCAGACCGGAGGCAGCATGCTGATCGAGTAAAAACTCCCACCCAAAAAAGTGAGCGGCGTCACGACCATCATGGGCACGACCTGCAGCTTTTCAAAGCCGTCAGCCCAGATCCCGATGATGAATCCGAAAAGCGAAAAGGTGATCGACGTCAGCACCAGAAACGCAATCATCCAGACCGGATGCTGCACAGAGAAATCCACGAACAGGCGGGCCGTGATCAGGATCACCGTCCCAAGAATAATGGACTTGCTGGCTGCCGCTCCCACATAACCGCAGACAATTTCCAAAGCGGAAATCGGGGCCGAGAGGATTTCATAAATGGTGCCCGAGTATCGCGGCATATAAATGCCGAAGGAGGCGTTGGAAATGCTCTCCGTCAGGACCGAGAGCATGATCAAACCCGGCACGATGAAGGCCCCGTAACTCACCCCGTCCACTTCCGCCATCCGCGATCCGATCGCCGAACCAAAGACGATGAAGTAAAGCGATGTGGAAATCACAGGCGACGCGATGCTTTGAAAAATCGTGCGAAAGAAGCGGGCCATTTCAAAAGCATAGATGGCGCGAATCGCATAAAAATTCATGTTGGCCCCTTCACAAGCCCGACGAAGATATCTTCGAGCGAACTCTCCTTGGTTTGCAGATCCTTGAAATCTATTCCCTGCTCGCCGAGCCGACGCAAAAGCGGAGCGATCCCTGTGTGCTGACCCTGGGTATCAAAGGTATAGGTCAGCTTCAGCCCATCGTTACTGAGTTCCAAGGGCTCGTTCTGCAGGGCGGCGGGCAGGACCTGAAGCGGCGCCTGCAGGTTCAGAATCAGCTGCTTTTTCCCAAGTTTTTGCATCAGGCGCTGCTTATCCTCGACCAGGATGATTTCGCCTTTGCGAATCACCCCGACCCGATCGGCCATCTCTTCCGCCTCTTCGATATAATGAGTCGTCAGGATAATGGTCACTCCGCTTTCCCGCAGCCGCCGTACCATGGCCCACATATCGCGGCGCAGTTCCACATCAACGCCGGCCGTGGGTTCATCCAGAAAAAGGATATGCGGTTCATGCGACAGAGCCTTGGCAATCATGACCCGTCTTTTCATGCCGCCCGACAGCGTCATGATCCGGTTATCCTTTTTTTCCCAGAGCGAAAGATCCCTGAGAATCTTTTCCACCCAGGCCCGGTTGGGAGCCTTGCCGAAGAGTCCCCGGCTGAAGTTGACCGTACGCCAGACGCTTTCGAACATATCGCTGGTGAGTTCCTGCGGCACCAGTCCGATCTTCGTGCGGGCCGCGCGATAGTCGCGGATGATATCATGACCATCGGCGCGGACTGTCCCCGCGCTGGGGTTCACAATCCCGCAGATGATATTGATCAGTGTGGTTTTGCCGGCACCGTTGGGACCCAGCAGGGCAAAAATTTCCCCGCGCCGGATTTCCAGATTGATATTCGTGAGCGCCTGATGCCCCGAAGCGTAGGTCTTGTTCAGACCAGTGACAGAAATAATTGCGGGTTCCATTGCTTGCATGCCTTCACCTGGACAAGGTTTTTCGTACCCTAGCACAGGCCCGCGCGGGCGTCCACCGGCAAGGATCGCTCCTTGTCCTCATCGTCCACCTTCCTTACGATGGAAGGAAACGAATACTCGGCCCTGCGCGAGGATGCTATGCTGTGGTTCCTTCATGAGATCTAAACGGGTACCGGGTTATGTAACCCTGTTCGCGATGGGTCTGATCCTGTCGCTCTATGCCCTGGGGGTCCTTTCCTCCCTGGACGATAAGAGCGTGCGTCCTCTGGAATTCAGACTGCGGAGTTTTCTGCAGAAGTCCCCCACGTTGGATCCACGCCTCAAAATTTATTCCTACGATGATTCCACCCTGCGCTTCACAAAAAAGCCGGATCTTGATTTCGAACTCTGGCTGAAGCTTCTGAAGACCATCAGTGATGCAGGCCCACGCCGCATCATGATCGACAAGATCTTCGCGGTCGTCGACAGCGTGACTCCGCTCGATGCGCTGAAGCCTGAATTCGAGAAGATCAAGGCGGATGTCGTCACCGCCGTCTATGCTGGATCGAACGTCATCAAATTCAAAGAGCCCCTGCCCACCGACTTCAAAGGCTTCGCATTATCCCAATGGACGGGGCGCACCTTGGGGGCCGACGAACTGAGTTGGATGCAGCTGCAGCCGGGCTATGTCTATGGGCCTGATCCTGAACTGTGGGAAGGCTTTCATAGCTTCGGACATATTCTTTATCCAAGGCAGGGCATGGTGAATCTCTTTCACCGCTATGAGCCCGCGCATGCCGTGCCGCATTGGAGTCTGCTGGCCGCCGACACCATCAAACTCGATGAAGAAGGCCCCAGCATCAACGGTCAGCCCGTCCCGCATATTCAGGGCCAGGTGGCGGTGAACATGGTCGATGTCGCAGTCCTTGAGCGTAATATCTATAGCCTCGCGTCCGTTATTCATCGCAGCCGCGAAGGGTTGAGCATGAGCGGGCGCATCAAGCCTGACCAGCTGGTGATCCTTCTGCCCGCGATGTTCACAGGCAACACCGATCGCGTGGAAACGCCTCTGGGCAGCGTGCCCGGTTCCTATGTGGTGCTTTCGATGATCAATAGCGTCCTGACCGGACAGTGGATTCACACCGTTCCGATGAGTCCATGGGAAATCATCATCTTCGCGGCCATGGGCTGGCTCGTCACGCTTCGCTTTCATGCGGTGGCGACGCCTCTTTTTCTTCTTGCAGCTCTCGCGTTCACCGGCATCAGTGGGGTGCTCGCCTTCGTCTATGCATCCTGGCAGTTGCCTTGGCTCTCCGCAGGCCTCGCCCTGGGGACCTCGGGGCTTTTGAATCTTCTGTGGATCGCCATGGTCCGCGTGCGGGAAGCGCAAAGGATCACCCGCGCGGTTTCGGGCCTTGTGCCGCAGGATCACATCGAAGCCCTGCTGAAGGGCGAAAAGAGCCTGGAATTCGAGCCGGAAGGTCATGTCGTGAGCATCATGTTCGTCGACATCGTGGGCTTTTCCCTGACCACCAAGAAACTTTCCGCGAGCGAAACCTTTCTGCAGCTGAAAGCCCTGCTCGCCGACATCACGGACATCGTGCATCAGCATCAGGGTACCATCGACAAAACCCTGGGTGATGGTCTCCTCTGCTTTTTCGGTTACAACATACTCGGTCAGCCCACGCAGCATCACGCGGACCAGGCGGTCCGCTGTGCGATCCAGATTCAAAAGAAGATCTTCCAGCATAGCCTTGAGGCTTCGGAAGCCGGCAAGGCGCTTTATCCTTTGCGCATAGGCGTGAATACGGCCTCGGTCTTCATCGGCAATATCGGCAACCGGCAGCGGTTTGATTTCACGATGATCGGTGATGGCGTGAACTTCGCAGCGCGACTGGAGACGGCCTGCGCACCCTTTAAAATCATGATCGGTCCCTCGACCAAGGCGCAGCTGATGGAAATTTCTCCCGATCATCCCAGCATGCGCAAACGTCATGTGATGGTGAAGCATACCTCCGAACTTTTGGAGGCCTGGGAAGTGGATCCCTTCCATAATTCCGGCGAAGACATCGAACGCATCGAAAAGCTCTATTGGAATTATGCCGGCATCTATCAGCGCGACACGCGACATCCGGCCGCCAGCAGTCACGGGATACGCTTCAGCAGCGGCATGGGCCACTTTCAGCTGCTGAATTATTCCGTGTCCGGCCTTGGTCTGAAGAGCGACATCTTCCTGGCCCAGGGCGTGGTGCTCACTCTGAACCTTGAGAGTGATGATCCCGATATCCAGAACGAACTGCATCAGTGGGGCCTGTCCTCGCTCGTGGTCGAGATCTGCTGGGGGAGTCCACGCGTGGAAGGCTTCGAGCATGGGGTTCGCTACGTCGGCCTCAGCAGCGATCAGAAAAACCGCATCTTTTCGCTTTTCCACGAACGCCAAAAGCCTTCACTCCACGGGGTCCCATCCTTCTGAATCTGCTGTCAGGAAATAATTCCGGATTAAGCTGCCATTTCCCAAGGCTGGTGACCTCATTCAAATAGCTTAGAGTCTGACCGATACGTAGTTATCAAGCCCTGTTAAAAATCTGTCGAGGAACGCGCCATGCAATGGACGACGAGATTCTTGAGCGTCTTACTGCTTTTGCAGCTGTTCACGACGGCCTGCGAGGAAACGAAGGATACGCGGAACATGCCCTCGTCCGATGACGCGAGCGAGGAGCAGCTGGCTACCGCACCCGCGCCGGTCACAGGCTCTTACCTCCGCTGCTCCTATGTCGAAGATCCAAAAAGCTCCGGCAACACGCCCGTGGGCTGCAATCCCTATGACGAGAACAACAGGATCATCGACCTGGACATCGCCGGTTCCGAGCCGCGCTGGTCCTATGACAGCCGCCTGGCCGTTACGTTCACCCGCAATTACATCGACCCGAAGGGCGTGCGCTGGCAGGGCCGCTTTGATTTTGCAGCGACCGACACCCTGGATCGCGTGACCCAGATCCTGGAAACACAGATCACTCTTATTTT
This region of Oligoflexus sp. genomic DNA includes:
- a CDS encoding adenylate/guanylate cyclase domain-containing protein, with protein sequence MRSKRVPGYVTLFAMGLILSLYALGVLSSLDDKSVRPLEFRLRSFLQKSPTLDPRLKIYSYDDSTLRFTKKPDLDFELWLKLLKTISDAGPRRIMIDKIFAVVDSVTPLDALKPEFEKIKADVVTAVYAGSNVIKFKEPLPTDFKGFALSQWTGRTLGADELSWMQLQPGYVYGPDPELWEGFHSFGHILYPRQGMVNLFHRYEPAHAVPHWSLLAADTIKLDEEGPSINGQPVPHIQGQVAVNMVDVAVLERNIYSLASVIHRSREGLSMSGRIKPDQLVILLPAMFTGNTDRVETPLGSVPGSYVVLSMINSVLTGQWIHTVPMSPWEIIIFAAMGWLVTLRFHAVATPLFLLAALAFTGISGVLAFVYASWQLPWLSAGLALGTSGLLNLLWIAMVRVREAQRITRAVSGLVPQDHIEALLKGEKSLEFEPEGHVVSIMFVDIVGFSLTTKKLSASETFLQLKALLADITDIVHQHQGTIDKTLGDGLLCFFGYNILGQPTQHHADQAVRCAIQIQKKIFQHSLEASEAGKALYPLRIGVNTASVFIGNIGNRQRFDFTMIGDGVNFAARLETACAPFKIMIGPSTKAQLMEISPDHPSMRKRHVMVKHTSELLEAWEVDPFHNSGEDIERIEKLYWNYAGIYQRDTRHPAASSHGIRFSSGMGHFQLLNYSVSGLGLKSDIFLAQGVVLTLNLESDDPDIQNELHQWGLSSLVVEICWGSPRVEGFEHGVRYVGLSSDQKNRIFSLFHERQKPSLHGVPSF
- a CDS encoding ABC transporter permease: MNFYAIRAIYAFEMARFFRTIFQSIASPVISTSLYFIVFGSAIGSRMAEVDGVSYGAFIVPGLIMLSVLTESISNASFGIYMPRYSGTIYEILSAPISALEIVCGYVGAAASKSIILGTVILITARLFVDFSVQHPVWMIAFLVLTSITFSLFGFIIGIWADGFEKLQVVPMMVVTPLTFLGGSFYSISMLPPVWQKVTLFNPVVYLISGFRWSFYGRADVSVAVSLGTTGAFLVLSLLAVWIIFRTGYRVKT
- a CDS encoding ABC transporter ATP-binding protein; protein product: MQAMEPAIISVTGLNKTYASGHQALTNINLEIRRGEIFALLGPNGAGKTTLINIICGIVNPSAGTVRADGHDIIRDYRAARTKIGLVPQELTSDMFESVWRTVNFSRGLFGKAPNRAWVEKILRDLSLWEKKDNRIMTLSGGMKRRVMIAKALSHEPHILFLDEPTAGVDVELRRDMWAMVRRLRESGVTIILTTHYIEEAEEMADRVGVIRKGEIILVEDKQRLMQKLGKKQLILNLQAPLQVLPAALQNEPLELSNDGLKLTYTFDTQGQHTGIAPLLRRLGEQGIDFKDLQTKESSLEDIFVGLVKGPT